The following proteins are encoded in a genomic region of Candidatus Hydrogenedentota bacterium:
- a CDS encoding Gfo/Idh/MocA family oxidoreductase, with protein sequence MNPVRIGFIGCGAIASTHSNLLAQRNDVEFVGCFDINQEKAESFGARFNVPVFKDALSMYDTGKPQAVYIAVPPVAHGAYELEAATRGIHLFIEMPIALDIKTARTISAAIRKSKILAKVGYCYRYCDLTQQAKRLLSREVNSLITGSWHTHPPEAKWSQRKDQGGGQIMDETSHIIDLLLYLCGPVSEVHAMGTRGCLSKIKDFDVEESSVINLRLKTGAVASISTTCILNHPGSLSMKIDTPQFSLTLSDDRLQIREDYKIIKHFSAKNKYEIENDLFLQALKQNKRTGIRSSYAEGLKTLRVTLAASESIQTGLPVIL encoded by the coding sequence ATGAACCCTGTCAGAATCGGGTTCATCGGTTGTGGCGCAATAGCCTCCACCCATAGTAATTTGCTTGCACAAAGAAACGATGTGGAATTCGTCGGCTGCTTTGATATCAATCAAGAAAAAGCAGAATCTTTCGGAGCACGTTTCAACGTCCCTGTTTTTAAAGATGCCCTTTCCATGTACGATACGGGCAAACCGCAGGCAGTCTATATTGCGGTACCCCCCGTTGCGCACGGCGCCTATGAACTAGAAGCAGCAACACGGGGCATCCATTTGTTTATCGAAATGCCCATTGCACTGGATATTAAGACAGCACGTACCATCAGCGCCGCCATCCGAAAATCCAAGATACTGGCGAAGGTGGGTTATTGTTATCGGTATTGTGATCTGACCCAACAAGCGAAGCGCCTTCTTTCCCGAGAGGTCAATTCTCTGATCACGGGCAGTTGGCACACCCACCCGCCGGAAGCGAAATGGTCTCAACGTAAAGATCAAGGCGGCGGTCAGATCATGGACGAAACTTCACACATCATCGATTTGCTGCTTTATCTTTGCGGGCCCGTGTCAGAAGTGCACGCCATGGGTACCCGTGGCTGCCTGTCGAAAATAAAAGATTTTGATGTGGAAGAAAGCAGCGTGATCAATCTCAGATTGAAAACGGGCGCCGTAGCCTCTATATCTACGACCTGCATCTTAAATCATCCCGGCAGTCTGTCCATGAAAATTGATACGCCCCAATTTAGCCTGACCCTCTCCGACGATCGGCTGCAAATACGGGAAGACTATAAAATCATCAAACATTTCAGTGCGAAGAACAAATATGAAATTGAAAATGACTTGTTCCTTCAGGCCTTGAAACAAAATAAACGCACGGGCATACGCAGCAGTTATGCGGAAGGGCTTAAGACCTTGCGCGTGACCCTTGCCGCCAGTGAGTCTATTCAAACAGGACTGCCTGTCATACTATAA
- a CDS encoding ChbG/HpnK family deacetylase — translation MNRFVVVGMILLFSVSFAPVDLLAQEGPTYAERLGFPADARVVIFHNDDVGLCHEANEASMRGVQEGLITSWSVMFPCAWVPEIRDFLKEHPETCSGVHLTLTSEWDKYRWRPISCVESYPGLADPDGYLWDNVRLVAEHATADEIEAEIRAQIATAEKLGMPITHLDTHMGTVFATDEYLMRYVSVGIEKQIPVLLPGGHMSLLCKEDPDMKEKVDVIRVIAASLWESGLPVIDDVHTDSYGWKDADKSDKFVALLPDLKPGITQVIIHATVPSDNFAQISDSNIKRGGDYHAMMSPKLKEAIEKEGIILTSWRELIERRKAVK, via the coding sequence ATGAATCGTTTTGTTGTGGTAGGTATGATCCTGTTATTTTCTGTATCTTTCGCCCCTGTTGATCTTCTTGCACAAGAAGGACCCACTTATGCAGAACGTCTTGGTTTTCCTGCTGATGCTCGTGTCGTGATTTTTCACAATGACGATGTCGGGCTTTGTCACGAGGCGAATGAAGCAAGTATGCGCGGCGTACAGGAAGGACTGATCACGTCGTGGAGTGTCATGTTCCCTTGCGCATGGGTTCCGGAGATCCGTGACTTTCTGAAAGAACATCCGGAGACCTGTTCCGGTGTGCATCTTACGCTCACTTCAGAATGGGATAAATACCGGTGGCGGCCCATTTCTTGTGTAGAAAGCTATCCCGGACTTGCGGATCCCGACGGCTATCTTTGGGACAATGTGCGCCTAGTCGCGGAGCACGCAACTGCCGACGAAATCGAGGCAGAGATTCGCGCGCAGATCGCAACGGCAGAAAAATTAGGTATGCCCATTACCCACTTGGACACCCACATGGGCACGGTCTTCGCCACCGATGAATATCTAATGCGCTATGTGTCCGTAGGTATTGAAAAACAAATTCCCGTACTCTTGCCCGGCGGTCACATGAGCTTGTTGTGCAAGGAAGACCCCGATATGAAGGAGAAAGTGGATGTCATTCGTGTGATCGCGGCATCGCTCTGGGAATCGGGCTTGCCCGTTATCGATGATGTTCACACCGACTCGTATGGGTGGAAGGATGCTGATAAGAGCGATAAATTTGTCGCATTGTTGCCCGATTTAAAACCGGGGATCACACAGGTGATTATTCATGCCACCGTGCCTTCCGACAATTTCGCGCAAATATCCGATTCGAACATAAAGCGGGGCGGTGACTACCACGCCATGATGAGTCCAAAATTAAAAGAAGCCATCGAAAAAGAAGGCATTATATTGACTTCTTGGCGTGAGTTGATCGAGCGCAGAAAAGCAGTGAAATAA
- a CDS encoding (2Fe-2S)-binding protein, which produces MATIIIDGETREVPDGTSIMDACEDLGVMFVCRAGICGTCVITVTEGMENLEPKTEEEENMDLSDDQRLACQAIIKSGTVVATF; this is translated from the coding sequence ATGGCGACTATTATTATTGACGGAGAAACACGAGAAGTACCGGATGGCACATCCATTATGGACGCTTGTGAAGATTTGGGAGTCATGTTTGTATGCCGTGCAGGGATCTGCGGAACCTGTGTCATTACAGTGACTGAGGGTATGGAAAACCTGGAGCCCAAGACGGAAGAAGAAGAAAATATGGATCTGAGCGACGATCAGCGGCTCGCCTGCCAAGCGATTATTAAATCCGGTACCGTTGTAGCCACATTTTGA
- a CDS encoding aldo/keto reductase produces the protein MHYKTLGKSALKVSIISFGAWQIGDPEFWGDDNETDVDGVVGAAIDAGINLFDTAEIYGDGQSEEILGKALRGRRDKVYIASKASTDSCTPDKLRTACENSLRSLGVDHMDLYQVHWPFTAAPYEEIIPVLEKLQQEGKIREIGVSNFGPKNLKNWMKNGSAVSNQIGYNILFRAPEYEMIPACRRHNLGVLVY, from the coding sequence ATGCACTATAAGACACTAGGTAAAAGCGCGCTTAAAGTATCCATTATTTCTTTTGGCGCTTGGCAGATCGGCGACCCCGAGTTTTGGGGCGATGACAACGAAACTGACGTTGACGGCGTTGTCGGCGCTGCCATAGATGCCGGTATCAATCTTTTCGATACGGCTGAAATATACGGCGACGGCCAGTCGGAAGAAATTTTGGGCAAAGCGCTCCGTGGTCGGCGCGATAAAGTCTATATCGCATCAAAAGCATCGACCGACAGCTGCACGCCGGACAAACTGCGGACTGCCTGTGAAAACAGCCTGCGCAGTTTAGGCGTTGACCACATGGACTTGTACCAAGTGCATTGGCCTTTCACGGCAGCGCCCTACGAAGAGATTATTCCTGTCTTAGAAAAGCTGCAACAGGAAGGTAAAATTCGTGAGATCGGTGTCTCCAATTTTGGCCCGAAGAACCTGAAGAATTGGATGAAAAACGGATCAGCCGTCTCCAACCAAATCGGCTACAACATTCTTTTCCGCGCGCCCGAATACGAAATGATTCCTGCCTGCCGCCGCCATAATTTAGGCGTATTGGTCTATAT
- a CDS encoding histone deacetylase has product MAKTALFYCEEAEKHLTGSHHPESPLRSLAILRAVEANHLAVPVMRPEAATEADLLRNHSKHHLEAIQASCLNGIPYDDPDTVMGPDSWDAALLAAGAGITAAEAVLDGQIDNAFVIMRPPGHHAEYEGAMGFCLFNNIAITARWLKEKGHAKKLAILDFDVHHGNGTQNAFYEDDSVLFISIHEYPLFPGSGYPYERGKNDTNLNIQMPPGGTSDQWLDTIKEVALPQLTAFAPNFLLLSAGFDAHRMDPLANQLLESEDFGTITRMVKPLADGRIISFLEGGYNLDALAESATAHITALME; this is encoded by the coding sequence ATGGCAAAAACTGCCTTATTCTATTGTGAGGAAGCGGAAAAACACCTGACCGGGAGTCATCATCCGGAATCCCCCTTGCGCTCCTTGGCAATCTTGCGTGCCGTGGAAGCCAATCATTTAGCGGTTCCCGTTATGCGCCCGGAAGCAGCGACAGAAGCGGATCTGCTGCGAAACCATTCCAAGCACCACTTGGAAGCGATTCAGGCATCCTGCCTTAATGGCATTCCCTATGACGATCCCGATACGGTGATGGGCCCCGATTCCTGGGATGCGGCACTCCTCGCTGCGGGCGCAGGCATTACCGCGGCGGAAGCCGTGCTTGATGGTCAGATTGATAATGCTTTCGTGATCATGCGTCCGCCCGGACATCATGCCGAGTACGAAGGCGCCATGGGCTTTTGTCTATTCAATAATATCGCTATCACAGCACGGTGGCTCAAAGAAAAAGGACACGCGAAAAAACTCGCCATCCTTGACTTTGATGTTCATCATGGGAACGGAACGCAAAACGCCTTTTACGAGGACGATTCGGTGCTATTCATCAGCATCCACGAGTATCCTTTATTTCCGGGCAGCGGTTACCCTTATGAACGGGGCAAGAATGATACGAACCTAAACATCCAGATGCCGCCCGGCGGCACGTCAGACCAATGGCTGGATACTATTAAAGAAGTTGCCTTACCGCAGCTCACCGCCTTTGCTCCGAATTTCCTCCTCCTGTCGGCGGGTTTCGATGCCCATCGTATGGATCCTTTGGCGAACCAATTACTTGAATCGGAAGATTTTGGTACGATCACACGGATGGTGAAACCCCTTGCCGACGGTCGGATAATTTCCTTTCTCGAAGGAGGCTATAATCTCGATGCTTTGGCTGAAAGTGCGACGGCGCATATCACGGCATTAATGGAATAA
- a CDS encoding nitroreductase family protein, with product MKDALEVLRTRRTVREYDTSQGIDKEVWETIIDCGRLACTARNDQPWEFVVITDSKTRQQIADLTEHGKHIADAAACVAVFCTRTDYYVEDGAAATQNMLNAAWALGVAGCWVDGDKKDYAPAVAKMLGAPEDKKLFSLVALGRPAAIPETEKRPLNEVLHWEKF from the coding sequence ATGAAAGATGCACTTGAAGTCTTACGTACCCGCAGAACTGTCCGCGAATATGACACAAGCCAAGGGATCGATAAAGAGGTCTGGGAAACCATTATTGATTGTGGTCGGCTCGCTTGCACCGCACGCAATGATCAACCCTGGGAATTTGTGGTCATTACCGATTCTAAAACGCGGCAACAAATCGCCGATTTGACAGAACACGGAAAACATATAGCCGATGCCGCCGCTTGCGTTGCTGTATTTTGTACGCGTACCGATTATTATGTTGAAGACGGCGCGGCAGCCACACAAAACATGTTGAATGCGGCGTGGGCATTGGGTGTTGCAGGCTGTTGGGTAGACGGCGATAAAAAAGACTACGCTCCGGCAGTTGCTAAAATGCTGGGCGCTCCGGAAGACAAGAAACTTTTTAGCTTGGTTGCTTTAGGGCGACCTGCCGCTATCCCTGAAACGGAAAAACGCCCCTTAAATGAGGTGCTGCACTGGGAAAAATTTTAA
- a CDS encoding histidinol-phosphate transaminase, which produces MSKFGRDILRDVEGYTPGEQPRDGIYIKLNTNENPYPPSPKVIEALQSVSTEHLRKYPDPVAGALRRACAERYGVPGEEWIIAGNGMDEILALAIRAFVDPGDKLITVYPTYTLYDVLCQLHGCSLRAIPLDDDFQLSPDFFNEQGTLCFLTRPNAPTGIAYPKEEIENFCKSFKGIVLIDEAYVDFADDNCMDLPLQYDNVIVTRTFSKSYALAGLRIGVAVAQPALINEFIKIKDSYNMNYLSQKAALAAIQDNAYMEMRSEQIRKSRTQLRRQLLDLGFSVPESKSNFLLARWDGTPSAAVLFETLRNHHILVRYFNQPRLDNALRITVGTDEECDQLIQALKTIIAS; this is translated from the coding sequence ATGAGTAAATTCGGACGAGATATTTTGAGGGATGTGGAAGGCTACACCCCCGGAGAACAGCCCCGCGACGGTATCTATATCAAGCTGAACACGAACGAGAATCCCTATCCGCCGTCACCCAAAGTCATCGAAGCCCTTCAATCGGTATCAACAGAACATTTACGTAAGTATCCCGATCCCGTGGCAGGTGCATTGCGTCGCGCCTGTGCAGAACGCTATGGCGTTCCCGGCGAAGAATGGATTATCGCCGGCAATGGGATGGATGAAATTCTTGCCCTCGCCATACGCGCCTTTGTTGATCCCGGAGATAAGCTTATCACCGTGTATCCGACCTATACGCTTTATGACGTACTCTGTCAACTTCATGGCTGCTCCTTGCGCGCAATTCCTTTGGATGATGACTTTCAACTGTCTCCTGATTTTTTTAATGAACAAGGGACTCTGTGTTTTCTCACGCGGCCTAACGCGCCGACAGGAATCGCCTATCCCAAAGAAGAGATAGAAAACTTTTGCAAATCCTTTAAAGGCATCGTTCTCATTGATGAAGCCTATGTGGATTTTGCCGATGATAATTGCATGGACTTACCCCTACAATATGATAATGTCATCGTTACGCGTACCTTTTCCAAATCCTATGCCCTGGCAGGATTGCGTATAGGAGTCGCTGTTGCACAGCCAGCACTCATCAATGAGTTTATAAAAATTAAAGACTCCTATAACATGAATTATCTTAGCCAAAAAGCAGCATTGGCGGCCATACAAGATAATGCGTATATGGAGATGCGCAGCGAACAAATCCGAAAAAGCCGCACGCAACTGCGCCGCCAGCTTCTTGATCTGGGTTTCTCTGTACCTGAATCAAAGAGTAATTTTTTATTGGCACGATGGGATGGAACACCCTCAGCCGCTGTCTTGTTTGAAACTTTACGCAATCATCATATTTTGGTGCGCTACTTCAATCAGCCTCGGCTGGATAATGCCTTGCGCATTACCGTCGGAACTGATGAAGAATGTGATCAGCTTATACAAGCCTTGAAAACAATTATTGCTTCCTAA
- a CDS encoding methylated-DNA--[protein]-cysteine S-methyltransferase, translating to MLTDYFAGKAIDLSAFPLDLRKGTAFQQRAWRAAQRIGYGQIRSYGALAEEIGSPKAARAIGTAMGANPILLLIPCHRVVAAGGALGGFGCGLPWKKRFLTLEQGTGPWRWQD from the coding sequence ATGCTCACCGACTACTTCGCCGGCAAGGCTATCGATTTATCCGCCTTCCCCCTCGATTTACGGAAAGGTACGGCGTTTCAGCAACGGGCATGGCGCGCCGCACAAAGAATCGGCTACGGACAAATCCGCAGCTACGGCGCTTTAGCCGAAGAGATTGGTTCGCCCAAGGCTGCCCGTGCAATTGGCACAGCCATGGGCGCAAATCCGATACTCTTGTTAATTCCTTGCCATCGCGTTGTTGCCGCCGGCGGTGCACTCGGCGGATTTGGATGTGGGCTGCCTTGGAAAAAACGCTTCTTAACCCTCGAACAAGGCACGGGGCCTTGGAGGTGGCAGGATTAA
- the hisD gene encoding histidinol dehydrogenase, giving the protein MKYFEISSEANLTEVKQFILDTADRSTDTSSKKERRESIEAIIADVRNRGDAALVEYTERFDGIKLDTSQIELTQDEIEEAVATVPKRIIAILERAHEHIRAFHAKNLRESWEQSLPDGSMYGQRVTPIETAGVYVPGGKAFYPSSVLMNIVPARVAQVQTIVMVSPPSYEGSIHPAVLAAARLAGATRVFRVGGVQAVAALAYGTETIPSVVKITGPGNAYVTMAKALVRGSVDIDSEAGPSEVVVLADKTANPNHVAAELLAQAEHDEEALCLLFTPSKALAEAVIERVKERMAVQSRAAIIEKSLNDFGAVVVTPDMDTAIELTNLTAPEHLSVQTEYAPREAAKIMNAGAIMLGAMTPVAVGDYYAGPNHILPTMRRARYASPLSAEDFRKVTNIMQYSKKRLMRDAHDIEELATLEGLEAHAESVTVRIRDVRQ; this is encoded by the coding sequence ATGAAATATTTTGAAATAAGCTCTGAAGCCAATTTAACCGAAGTAAAACAGTTTATTTTGGACACTGCTGACCGCAGCACCGATACGAGCTCTAAAAAAGAGCGCCGAGAATCAATCGAAGCGATTATTGCGGATGTGCGGAATCGGGGCGATGCCGCCTTGGTGGAGTACACCGAGCGTTTTGATGGGATTAAACTGGATACCTCTCAAATAGAGTTGACCCAAGATGAAATAGAGGAAGCAGTTGCAACGGTACCCAAACGGATCATTGCTATCCTTGAACGCGCCCATGAACATATTCGCGCCTTCCACGCCAAGAATTTACGGGAATCTTGGGAACAGTCGCTGCCTGACGGTTCCATGTATGGGCAGCGTGTTACGCCCATTGAGACGGCCGGTGTTTATGTGCCCGGAGGTAAGGCCTTCTACCCTTCCTCTGTTCTGATGAATATCGTGCCTGCCCGTGTCGCACAGGTACAAACGATCGTGATGGTTTCTCCGCCCTCTTATGAAGGCTCTATCCATCCGGCAGTACTTGCCGCCGCACGTTTAGCAGGAGCAACCCGTGTATTTCGCGTCGGCGGCGTACAAGCCGTTGCCGCTTTGGCCTATGGTACAGAAACGATTCCGTCTGTGGTCAAGATCACAGGCCCTGGCAACGCCTATGTGACCATGGCAAAAGCTTTGGTTCGCGGTTCCGTCGATATCGACAGCGAAGCGGGCCCTTCTGAAGTGGTTGTACTGGCCGACAAAACAGCAAACCCCAATCATGTTGCTGCTGAGTTATTGGCGCAGGCCGAACACGACGAAGAAGCGTTGTGCCTTTTATTTACGCCCTCAAAAGCCTTAGCGGAAGCCGTCATTGAACGTGTCAAAGAACGGATGGCAGTTCAATCCCGTGCCGCCATTATCGAGAAATCATTGAACGATTTTGGCGCTGTCGTTGTAACGCCGGATATGGATACCGCTATTGAGCTGACCAATCTCACGGCACCGGAACATTTGAGTGTTCAAACAGAATATGCGCCCCGTGAAGCAGCTAAAATCATGAATGCCGGCGCCATCATGCTTGGCGCCATGACGCCCGTGGCGGTAGGCGATTATTATGCAGGCCCCAACCATATCCTGCCCACCATGCGTCGTGCGCGCTACGCCTCTCCCCTATCGGCCGAAGACTTTCGTAAAGTAACCAACATTATGCAGTATTCCAAAAAGAGACTGATGCGCGATGCCCACGACATTGAAGAACTGGCAACCCTTGAAGGGCTTGAGGCACACGCAGAATCTGTAACTGTACGGATCAGAGATGTACGGCAATGA
- a CDS encoding HAD family hydrolase gives MTIRAITFDFWLTLFRDLNGEKRHDLRMAALREAIPISEEEADKTLREVMDHFMRQHIETQNTLTPMDAVQMACAKHQTSLSSSEAAKMAAAFADVILLHPPEPIEDALEAVTAAAEKVPVAIISDTGISPGKNLSILLERQGFLPLFQSLAFSDEIGAAKPQRIMFETTAQRLGVRIDELLHIGDLEPTDIVGAQQVNSKAALFTAVNDRFAEGTKADYIFPSWRHFLELLPDLI, from the coding sequence ATGACGATCCGAGCAATTACTTTTGATTTTTGGTTAACCTTGTTCAGAGACCTTAACGGTGAAAAACGGCATGATTTACGGATGGCAGCACTAAGAGAGGCCATTCCGATCAGTGAAGAAGAGGCGGACAAAACACTGCGGGAGGTCATGGACCATTTCATGCGTCAGCATATTGAAACACAAAATACGCTCACGCCCATGGACGCGGTGCAAATGGCCTGTGCGAAACATCAAACTTCGTTGAGTTCCTCTGAGGCGGCCAAAATGGCAGCAGCTTTTGCAGACGTTATTTTGCTGCATCCGCCGGAGCCCATTGAAGATGCTCTTGAAGCGGTGACGGCAGCGGCAGAGAAAGTACCGGTCGCCATCATATCGGATACGGGTATTAGTCCGGGCAAAAACTTAAGCATTTTACTGGAGCGGCAAGGCTTTCTTCCGCTGTTTCAATCGTTGGCTTTTTCCGATGAAATCGGCGCGGCAAAACCGCAGCGCATTATGTTTGAAACGACCGCGCAGCGCTTGGGCGTGAGAATTGATGAGCTTTTACATATAGGCGATTTAGAGCCCACCGATATCGTGGGCGCACAACAGGTGAACAGTAAAGCCGCTTTGTTTACCGCTGTCAATGATCGATTTGCTGAGGGGACCAAAGCGGATTATATTTTTCCGTCTTGGCGCCATTTTCTCGAACTCCTGCCCGACCTTATTTAA
- a CDS encoding peptidoglycan DD-metalloendopeptidase family protein, translating to MNRTRITVNAFVLIAAVSFLFQITFAEAQEAPAYTIQLDTAVEHDDGEFLWFHPRVTAIPQGGRDGQPAILMTVQKHLQVSDFYSGLYSMRTDDLGKTWTGPTEIPELVWRDGPGGTIRAVCDVTPGYHPITGKVLAIGAQLYYRPDGSLYEDEARSDQTAYALYDPKTDTWTGWKVLEMPDEPKFHFSRNACAQWLIEPNGNLLLPLYYGTDGQKDYSVTVARCAFDGEELTYLEHGTEMTFEGGRGLCEPSLARLDDRFYLTLRNDNGGYVTSGTDGIHFDPITPWLFDDGQELGSYNTQQHWVTHSDALFLVYTRRGADNDHIMRHRAPLFIAQVDTDNLCVLRASERVLIPERGATLGNFGAANVSERESWVTVNEGIWNDEMRTRGATGALFCARIQWESPNLAVRFPYPSLSPLFTLVDLDVGEELSLPLQDGSTVDLAVLGLDETRDPIRDAVRRADVTLRVGEDETTLTAGLYNRPVEVDGVLVDAPITQGYNKGAAEDYWGLRKEIRLRLWPKDSPLMEPDSFLYPIDQLWHSSHTWFDNEPVDGGARISKTVYYHAGIDLGAVEGQTRVLAACDCLVVSARGQNLSGFTEDTPIKSRADVLYLYDERGWFYRYSHFSHIDEGVQLGDYVKKGTFLGLVGKEGASGGWSHLHFEIKCRQPSGDWGTLPSHALIREAYINQYQPEILACARQRHLIMPGATITLDGSHSWTAADAINSYEWQFTDGETAVGEKVERQYLQPGKFEELLKITDSRGAVDYDFAIVHVLNPENPERYMPSLHVAYTPTFNLKAGDRITFSVRAFGFKDGSEIWDFGDGSAPVYTQSGKNPDPHAPDGYTMLEHHYEQPGDYIVKVKRENDSGYAAYTHLHVKIIP from the coding sequence ATGAATCGTACAAGAATAACCGTTAATGCCTTTGTGCTGATTGCTGCCGTATCATTTCTTTTTCAAATTACTTTTGCAGAGGCGCAGGAAGCGCCGGCATATACCATTCAATTGGATACTGCTGTTGAACATGATGATGGTGAGTTCTTATGGTTTCATCCACGCGTCACCGCTATTCCACAAGGCGGGCGGGATGGACAGCCTGCCATCCTTATGACTGTACAAAAACATTTGCAGGTCTCCGATTTCTACTCGGGCTTGTATAGCATGCGCACAGATGATCTTGGAAAAACGTGGACAGGTCCTACCGAAATCCCCGAACTGGTATGGCGGGATGGCCCGGGCGGCACCATTCGCGCTGTGTGTGATGTAACGCCGGGCTACCATCCTATAACCGGAAAGGTGCTCGCCATTGGCGCTCAACTTTATTATCGGCCCGACGGCAGTCTTTATGAAGATGAAGCACGTTCCGATCAAACCGCCTATGCCCTGTACGATCCGAAGACCGATACCTGGACCGGCTGGAAAGTCCTTGAGATGCCGGATGAGCCCAAGTTCCATTTTTCCCGTAACGCCTGCGCCCAATGGCTGATTGAGCCCAATGGCAATCTCTTGCTGCCCCTGTATTATGGGACTGACGGACAAAAGGATTATTCGGTTACGGTGGCACGCTGCGCCTTTGACGGCGAAGAACTCACCTACCTTGAGCATGGCACGGAAATGACCTTTGAAGGGGGGCGCGGATTATGTGAACCTTCCCTTGCCCGCCTTGATGATCGCTTCTATTTGACCTTGCGTAATGATAACGGAGGCTACGTCACGTCCGGCACAGACGGGATACATTTTGACCCTATTACTCCGTGGCTTTTTGATGACGGTCAAGAATTGGGTTCCTATAACACGCAGCAGCATTGGGTGACCCATTCCGACGCTCTATTTTTAGTCTATACACGCCGTGGCGCCGACAACGACCACATTATGCGCCACCGCGCGCCCTTGTTCATTGCCCAAGTTGATACGGATAATCTATGTGTCTTACGGGCATCGGAGCGTGTTTTGATTCCGGAGCGTGGCGCTACCTTAGGTAATTTTGGCGCAGCCAACGTGTCAGAGCGCGAGTCGTGGGTCACCGTCAATGAAGGCATCTGGAATGATGAGATGCGCACGCGCGGCGCTACGGGAGCCTTATTTTGCGCACGGATCCAATGGGAAAGCCCCAATCTGGCGGTGCGCTTCCCCTATCCTTCGCTGTCCCCGCTTTTTACGCTGGTTGATCTTGATGTAGGCGAGGAACTTTCCCTTCCCTTGCAAGACGGCAGTACAGTCGATCTGGCGGTACTTGGATTGGATGAAACTCGCGATCCTATCCGCGATGCCGTGCGTCGCGCTGACGTGACCCTGCGCGTTGGAGAAGACGAAACAACCTTGACGGCCGGACTTTATAACCGACCCGTAGAGGTAGACGGGGTATTGGTGGACGCGCCCATCACGCAGGGGTATAACAAAGGCGCCGCAGAAGATTATTGGGGATTGCGAAAGGAGATTCGTCTGCGGCTGTGGCCGAAAGACAGCCCCCTTATGGAGCCTGATTCCTTTCTTTACCCTATCGACCAGCTTTGGCATAGTTCCCATACGTGGTTTGATAATGAACCCGTTGATGGCGGCGCACGTATTTCAAAAACGGTTTACTATCATGCGGGCATTGATTTGGGCGCAGTGGAAGGACAAACCCGTGTTTTAGCAGCCTGCGACTGCTTGGTCGTTTCTGCGCGGGGTCAAAATTTGTCGGGATTTACGGAAGATACGCCGATTAAGTCACGGGCTGATGTGCTGTATTTATACGATGAGCGCGGCTGGTTTTATCGCTACAGCCATTTTAGCCACATAGATGAAGGCGTGCAATTAGGCGACTACGTGAAAAAAGGAACTTTTCTCGGTCTAGTCGGCAAAGAGGGCGCCAGCGGCGGTTGGTCTCATTTGCATTTTGAAATTAAATGCAGACAACCCAGCGGCGATTGGGGAACGCTGCCTTCCCATGCACTCATCCGAGAAGCCTATATAAATCAATACCAACCTGAAATTTTAGCCTGCGCCCGTCAACGTCATTTGATCATGCCCGGCGCCACCATAACCCTAGACGGATCGCACAGCTGGACTGCAGCAGATGCCATTAACTCTTATGAGTGGCAGTTTACCGATGGTGAAACGGCCGTGGGAGAAAAAGTGGAACGCCAGTATTTGCAGCCCGGTAAATTTGAAGAGCTATTAAAAATTACCGATAGCCGCGGGGCGGTCGATTATGATTTTGCCATCGTACACGTCCTTAATCCTGAGAATCCTGAAAGATATATGCCTTCGCTCCATGTTGCATACACGCCTACCTTTAATCTGAAAGCCGGAGATCGTATTACCTTTTCCGTGCGGGCTTTCGGATTTAAAGATGGATCAGAAATATGGGATTTTGGTGATGGCAGCGCCCCCGTTTACACTCAATCGGGCAAGAATCCCGACCCCCACGCACCGGATGGTTACACGATGCTGGAGCACCACTATGAGCAGCCGGGCGACTACATCGTGAAGGTGAAACGGGAAAATGATAGCGGTTACGCCGCCTATACGCATCTTCATGTGAAGATCATTCCTTAA